The sequence TGAATTCCTTTGAGAATAAACGCGACAAGGTTCGTTCCGATGCTCCGACTTTCTCTCCCCATTCCTTTAGCGACAAATCCAACGTTGGTGTCTCTGTTAGCGCTTCAAATATAAGCTTCAAGCGTCTGTCTTCGGGTAGCAACAATTGAAAGGTCTGAACATTGTCTTTCATGATCTGGTCGTGCAATACCGAGAGTAACCGCGACACCTCGTCATCACTCACTAACCCTTCGCACTGCCTGCGGATCTCCTGCAATAGCTCATTTAAAAATGGCGTCAATGTGATGGTTCGAACTTGAGGTTCATATTCTGTGCCGAAAGCAGGATTGAGATAGACGCCGACAAACGTCGTATGGCTTAAAGCGATAGACTCATGTTGAATACCCGCGGGTACAAACAAAGCAGAAGTATGAGGCACTAGATGCTGATAATGATCGGTTTTCGTTTGTAATAGACCTTTGATTGGAAATATCACTTGATGCCACGTATGTTGGTGCATTGCATCGATATAGCCCTTGGGCATGTCGATGGTCTTCACTAATGCAGGTGATTCAGGATGGGCGACCATCATCTCATTTGAAGTCATTACTTCTGAGTGAGAATCTATTTGGCGGGTTAGCATGGTTAACTGTCCTTATGTCCCTATTCTGACGTGGCGTGACTAGGCTATCATGCTCGGCAATATGAATGAAGCCGAGTAGCAGTGTCGTACTATTTCATGCAGTTCAACAAGTATGTTTCAGTAAGAGAGTTTCCAGTAAGAAGGAAGGGATATGAAGAAATTAGGCGTAGTAAACAGTGTATTGGCAGGCAAGACCGTAGCTTTTGCACATGGAGCAAACAGTGCTATTGATAAGCAGGTTTTATCGGAGCGTCAGCACGCAACAGAGCTAGGTTTCACGAATGATGAGCAAGGCGACCCTCGCTTTCATGGTGGCATTCAAAAAGCGCTTCATATCTACCCAAGTGAACATTACCCAGTTTGGGCTGAAGAACTGGGCGACAAAGCGATCTTCCAATCTGCAGGTGCATTCGGCGAGAATATTAGTTCAATGGGCATAACCGAAGAATCGATTTGCTTGAAAGATAAGGTTCGTATCGGCTCGACATTGTTGGAAGTCTCACAGGGGCGTATGCCTTGTTGGAAGCTTAACGTACGATTCCAACAAAATGACATGGCGAGAAGGTTGCAAGGCACGCTTCGCACAGGTTGGTACTTCCGTGTATTAGAGGAAGGTGACATTGGAGAAGGAGATGAGATTACTCTGTGTGAAAGACCTTATCCAGATTGGTCGCTCGCTCGGATTATGGGCGCAGTGTTCACAGGAAGCTTAGATAAAGAGCTGCTGAGTCAGATGACGGAATTGCCACTGGTTGAATCTTGGGGGGCGCTCGTTGCTCGTCGCCTTGAATCAGGCAAAGTTGAAGACTGGGAAATGCGATTAGTTGGGCCAACAGCAGAATAAGCTCGGATGGTAAAATAATAAAGCCCACGAATGGAAGTTAGTGGGCTTTGTGTTTAGGTCACTTATGTCTAGCTTACCTAATTCAATTAGAGCCAGAAACTCTTCAACGGCATCTCAGAGTCAAAGTGATGAGCGATCTGCGCTTGTAGCAGCTCTGCAGTCGCAATAGCATCGGTTAGTGCGTGATGCGGTGTGTAGTCGGGTAGGTGGTACCGACGACGACTCTGTCCAAGCCTTACAGACGCTGGCTTCTTACCTTTCAGTTTGTTCCACAAGCCACCCGCCAGTTTGTTCTGGATTTGAGATTCAATCTCTAGTGTGTCGAGCACTGGAAACTCAATCCCTTCACCAAGTCGTACCTTCAGAGCGTTATCTAAGAAGTCACGCTCGATACGACGATAGTGAACGACTGGGATGTGTCCCGCCATCGATTCAAGAATTTCGTCTAGCACTTCGCTAAGATCGGGCGCATCAATGATGTCATTGTGAGTAA is a genomic window of Vibrio sp. ED004 containing:
- a CDS encoding 3'-5' exonuclease, whose translation is MNKLFRSPAVDWPFKFAQKLERARDERLKYFYSQPLPAPDTPISEVTFLAVDFETTGLNPNKDGIITIGLVPFTLNRIYLRQAKHWTLRPKQKLEEESVVIHGITHNDIIDAPDLSEVLDEILESMAGHIPVVHYRRIERDFLDNALKVRLGEGIEFPVLDTLEIESQIQNKLAGGLWNKLKGKKPASVRLGQSRRRYHLPDYTPHHALTDAIATAELLQAQIAHHFDSEMPLKSFWL
- a CDS encoding helix-turn-helix transcriptional regulator; this translates as MLTRQIDSHSEVMTSNEMMVAHPESPALVKTIDMPKGYIDAMHQHTWHQVIFPIKGLLQTKTDHYQHLVPHTSALFVPAGIQHESIALSHTTFVGVYLNPAFGTEYEPQVRTITLTPFLNELLQEIRRQCEGLVSDDEVSRLLSVLHDQIMKDNVQTFQLLLPEDRRLKLIFEALTETPTLDLSLKEWGEKVGASERTLSRLFSKEFNTSFQRWRQQIRLIYSLSLFDEELSIQSIADQVGYQNDSSYIKAFKATFDVTPQQFRFNGRKR
- a CDS encoding MOSC domain-containing protein — protein: MKKLGVVNSVLAGKTVAFAHGANSAIDKQVLSERQHATELGFTNDEQGDPRFHGGIQKALHIYPSEHYPVWAEELGDKAIFQSAGAFGENISSMGITEESICLKDKVRIGSTLLEVSQGRMPCWKLNVRFQQNDMARRLQGTLRTGWYFRVLEEGDIGEGDEITLCERPYPDWSLARIMGAVFTGSLDKELLSQMTELPLVESWGALVARRLESGKVEDWEMRLVGPTAE